The Erythrobacter sp. JK5 genome includes a region encoding these proteins:
- a CDS encoding DUF3445 domain-containing protein, translating to MGLVRLVEQEWLQPEPDCAARHMGFVDWPEGVQLTPEVEAPGRELAAMVGVDGGLLEAALTAHEDMCLLTKRVGDDQYRLIGAAVAWPSDWHPKDKIGLPLRALHAPIAGYGEQLATGVDRFMDTLEAGRIYGRCNWFIAPTGAKRWIAESKSDAQFTHVTSDNAGETLFVRSERQTLRRLPETGAILFTIGIYVEPLGALAKDNIAMLAQAIQSLVEGEGDRRGAGAYASALIGYASAQEREKQG from the coding sequence ATGGGGTTGGTGCGTCTGGTGGAGCAGGAGTGGCTCCAGCCCGAGCCCGATTGCGCCGCGCGCCATATGGGCTTTGTCGATTGGCCCGAGGGTGTCCAACTTACGCCCGAGGTCGAAGCTCCGGGGCGCGAACTGGCCGCAATGGTGGGTGTCGATGGCGGACTGCTTGAAGCTGCGCTCACGGCGCACGAGGACATGTGCCTGCTCACCAAGCGCGTAGGCGACGACCAGTATCGCCTGATCGGCGCGGCGGTTGCATGGCCGTCCGACTGGCATCCCAAGGACAAGATCGGCCTGCCGCTGCGCGCGCTTCACGCGCCGATTGCGGGTTACGGGGAGCAGCTTGCGACCGGCGTCGACCGCTTCATGGACACGCTGGAGGCCGGGCGGATTTATGGGCGCTGCAACTGGTTCATCGCGCCCACCGGAGCAAAGCGCTGGATCGCCGAGAGCAAATCCGACGCGCAATTCACCCATGTCACCTCGGACAATGCGGGCGAAACGCTGTTCGTTCGATCCGAACGCCAGACCTTGCGCCGCCTGCCCGAAACGGGCGCAATCCTGTTCACAATCGGCATTTACGTCGAACCGCTGGGCGCTCTGGCGAAGGACAACATCGCCATGCTCGCGCAGGCGATCCAGTCGCTGGTGGAAGGCGAAGGCGACCGGCGCGGCGCGGGGGCTTACGCAAGCGCTCTAATCGGCTATGCGAGCGCGCAAGAGAGAGAAAAACAGGGCTGA
- a CDS encoding O-acetylhomoserine aminocarboxypropyltransferase — translation MKNLHPETLSVHAGCEPDPTTNARITPIYQTASYVFDSAEHAANLFSLAEFGNIYSRIMNPTNDALEKKIAALEGGVGALGVASGHAAQLIAFHTLMEPGCNIVAAKKLYGGSLNQMGEAFKKFGWETRFVDTDDPENVRAAMDDKTRCVFIESLANPGGVVSDITAIADIAHAGGVPLIVDNTMASPALCRPIEFGADIVVHSTTKFLNGHGNAIGGVIVDSGKFDWKAQGDKYPSLTKPNGSYHGAVLVDALEPVGPIAFIIGCRVLGLRDLGPAMAPMNAFLALTGMETLHLRMERHCANAKALAEWLKQQPQVEWVSYAGLADDPYNALAQKYLGGKGGAVFTFGLKGGYDAGVKLVSSVELFSHLANIGDTRSLIIHPASTTHSQLSEEELVSAGAGPDVVRVSVGIEHIDDIKADLAQGLAALG, via the coding sequence ATGAAAAACCTCCACCCCGAAACCCTCTCCGTCCACGCAGGTTGCGAGCCTGATCCCACAACCAACGCCCGGATCACGCCGATCTATCAGACCGCGTCCTACGTCTTCGACAGCGCCGAGCATGCCGCGAACCTGTTCTCGCTCGCCGAGTTCGGGAACATCTATTCGCGCATCATGAACCCCACCAACGATGCGCTGGAAAAGAAGATCGCGGCGCTCGAAGGGGGCGTGGGTGCGCTGGGCGTGGCATCGGGTCATGCCGCGCAGTTGATCGCGTTCCACACGCTGATGGAGCCGGGCTGCAACATCGTGGCGGCGAAGAAGCTTTATGGCGGATCGCTCAACCAGATGGGCGAGGCGTTCAAGAAATTCGGCTGGGAAACGCGCTTCGTCGACACCGACGATCCCGAGAATGTCCGCGCGGCTATGGACGACAAGACCCGCTGCGTCTTCATCGAAAGCCTTGCCAATCCGGGCGGTGTCGTCAGCGACATCACCGCGATTGCCGATATCGCGCATGCGGGCGGTGTTCCGCTGATCGTCGACAACACGATGGCTTCGCCTGCCTTGTGCCGCCCGATCGAGTTCGGCGCGGATATCGTGGTGCACTCGACTACCAAGTTCCTCAATGGTCACGGCAATGCCATCGGCGGAGTGATCGTCGACAGCGGCAAGTTCGACTGGAAGGCGCAGGGCGACAAGTATCCCTCGCTGACCAAGCCGAACGGGTCGTATCACGGCGCGGTGCTGGTCGATGCGCTGGAGCCGGTCGGGCCGATTGCGTTCATCATCGGTTGCCGCGTTCTGGGCCTGCGCGACCTCGGCCCGGCGATGGCGCCGATGAACGCCTTCCTCGCGCTGACGGGCATGGAGACGCTGCACTTGCGGATGGAGCGGCATTGCGCCAACGCCAAGGCGCTGGCCGAATGGCTCAAGCAGCAGCCGCAGGTCGAATGGGTCAGCTATGCCGGTCTCGCCGACGACCCCTACAACGCGCTCGCGCAGAAATATCTCGGCGGCAAGGGCGGGGCGGTGTTCACCTTTGGCCTCAAGGGCGGATACGATGCGGGAGTGAAGCTGGTGTCGTCGGTGGAGCTGTTCAGCCACCTCGCCAATATCGGCGACACGCGCTCGCTGATCATCCACCCGGCCTCGACCACGCACAGCCAGCTTTCGGAGGAGGAACTGGTGTCAGCGGGCGCCGGGCCGGACGTGGTGCGCGTTTCGGTCGGGATCGAGCATATCGACGATATCAAGGCCGATCTCGCCCAGGGGCTGGCGGCACTGGGGTGA
- the mce gene encoding methylmalonyl-CoA epimerase: MKLGRLNHIGVATPSIEDSIAHYREVMGATKIHTPFDLEAQGVKVCFVDTPAHSTGSGSSDSGGTQIELIEPLGPDSPLTNFLEKNPLGGQHHVCFEVPDIEDARKEFEELGKRILGPTRIGAHGTPIFFVHPKDMQGMLTEIMETPKEGTHWSN, translated from the coding sequence ATGAAACTAGGCCGTCTCAACCACATCGGCGTCGCGACGCCTTCGATCGAAGACTCCATCGCGCATTACCGCGAAGTCATGGGTGCGACCAAGATCCACACGCCCTTCGATCTTGAGGCGCAGGGGGTGAAGGTCTGCTTCGTCGACACGCCCGCCCATTCGACAGGCTCAGGGTCGTCGGACAGTGGAGGCACCCAGATCGAGCTGATCGAGCCGCTTGGCCCCGACAGCCCGCTCACCAATTTCCTCGAGAAGAACCCGCTCGGCGGGCAGCATCATGTCTGCTTCGAAGTCCCCGATATCGAGGATGCGCGCAAGGAATTCGAGGAGCTGGGCAAGCGCATACTCGGCCCCACCCGCATTGGTGCGCATGGCACCCCGATCTTCTTCGTCCATCCCAAGGACATGCAGGGCATGCTGACCGAGATCATGGAAACGCCCAAGGAAGGCACGCACTGGTCGAATTGA
- a CDS encoding alpha/beta hydrolase, with product MKPVASLAAALSLAITLPAAAQTDAQTASEPITIGTSHRVTTHGSERRINVILPPGYAQSGEEYPLVLILDGGQGQDLFMAVGINRWNGLWGRSQEAIIVGIETVDRQRELLPKTRNTEEQERYPTAGEAEQFRAWLVGEILPMLRAQYRDDGRAFLIGESAAGHFVAETWAEQPGSFTGYAALSPSFQWDEQSLSLRFANMPAMDRPPLFVSLADEGGTTEEGAMRFIAAAGPSACFADRRETHVKHSNTLHQLLPEALQFLLPTTADWLEEYGMSVHCDSSVAQ from the coding sequence ATGAAGCCTGTTGCTTCTTTGGCGGCGGCTCTGTCGCTTGCCATAACTTTGCCCGCAGCGGCGCAAACCGACGCGCAGACCGCTTCCGAACCGATTACGATCGGCACATCGCATCGCGTAACCACCCACGGCAGCGAGCGCCGGATCAACGTGATCCTCCCGCCCGGCTATGCGCAAAGCGGGGAGGAATATCCGCTCGTCCTGATCCTCGACGGCGGGCAGGGGCAGGACCTGTTCATGGCAGTCGGCATCAACCGCTGGAATGGCCTTTGGGGTCGCAGTCAGGAAGCCATCATCGTCGGCATCGAAACGGTAGATCGGCAACGCGAGTTGCTGCCCAAAACGCGCAACACAGAAGAGCAGGAGCGCTATCCAACCGCCGGGGAAGCCGAACAATTCCGTGCATGGCTTGTGGGCGAAATCCTTCCGATGCTGCGCGCGCAATACCGCGATGATGGGCGCGCGTTTCTGATTGGGGAAAGCGCCGCAGGGCATTTCGTGGCGGAGACTTGGGCAGAGCAACCCGGATCATTCACTGGCTACGCGGCTCTGTCGCCGAGCTTCCAATGGGACGAACAATCGCTTTCGCTCCGCTTCGCCAATATGCCCGCGATGGATCGCCCGCCATTGTTCGTTTCGCTCGCTGATGAAGGCGGCACGACAGAGGAAGGCGCAATGCGATTCATCGCCGCGGCCGGACCATCGGCCTGCTTCGCCGACCGCCGCGAGACCCATGTGAAGCACTCCAACACCCTGCATCAGTTGCTTCCCGAAGCGCTGCAATTCCTGCTCCCCACCACGGCAGACTGGTTGGAAGAATACGGGATGAGCGTACATTGCGACTCAAGCGTCGCTCAGTAA
- the scpA gene encoding methylmalonyl-CoA mutase, translated as MTDKPTPADWKALADTESRGRDLTWSTPEGFDIKPLYTEADHADFDPGLPGFAPFTRGVKASMYAGRPWTIRQYAGFSTAEESNAFYRRNLAAGQKGLSVAFDLATHRGYDSDHPRVVGDVGKAGVAIDTVADMEILFDQIPLDTMSVSMTMNGAVIPVMAFYIVAAERQGVSQDKLSGTIQNDILKEFMVRNTYIYPPEPSMRIVSDIIAYTSANMPKFNSISISGYHMHEAGATAVQELAFTIADGKEYVVRAMEAGLDIDAFAGRLSFFFGIGMNFFMEIAKLRAARTLWYRVMDGLGAEEERSKMLRTHCQTSGVSLQEQDPYNNVIRTTIEAMAATLGGTQSLHTNALDEAIALPTDFSARIARNTQLVLQEESGITNVVDPLGGSHYIEALTATLVEEAEKLIAEVDAAGGMTAYVDTGAPKAAIERAAAEKQTGIDKGETVIVGVNKYRKDKEDPIETLDIDNAAVRKGQIARIERVREERDEAACQAALKALSEAAATDPAVARAALGAGRDERGVPLPPSKIAELEAKGDVNLLARAVDAARADATLGEISAAMEQAFGRHDATPKPVSGVYASAYEFDRRWAQVTDGVDAVERRLGRKPRIMVAKMGQDGHDRGANVIASAFADMGFEVVSGPLFQTPQEACKMALDKDVDVVGASSLAAGHKTLIPELIRLLKEAGRPDIKVTAGGVIPPQDYDFLREAGVQGIYGPGSNVVECAADILTLLGHNMPPLGEGLDEAAE; from the coding sequence ATGACCGACAAACCCACCCCCGCAGACTGGAAAGCCCTCGCCGACACAGAATCCAGGGGCCGTGACCTGACCTGGTCCACGCCCGAAGGCTTCGATATCAAGCCGCTTTATACCGAGGCCGATCATGCGGACTTCGATCCCGGCCTGCCCGGCTTCGCGCCGTTCACGCGCGGGGTGAAGGCGAGCATGTATGCCGGCCGCCCATGGACGATCCGGCAATATGCGGGCTTCTCTACCGCCGAGGAATCCAACGCCTTCTACCGCCGCAATCTCGCAGCGGGTCAGAAGGGGCTGAGCGTCGCTTTCGACCTTGCCACCCACCGCGGCTATGATTCCGATCACCCGCGCGTGGTCGGCGATGTCGGCAAGGCGGGCGTGGCGATCGACACCGTGGCGGACATGGAAATCCTGTTCGACCAGATCCCGCTCGATACGATGAGCGTCAGCATGACGATGAACGGCGCGGTGATCCCGGTGATGGCGTTCTACATCGTCGCCGCCGAGCGGCAGGGCGTGTCGCAGGACAAGCTTTCGGGCACGATCCAGAACGACATCCTCAAGGAGTTCATGGTCCGCAATACCTATATCTATCCGCCCGAACCTTCGATGCGGATCGTGTCGGACATCATCGCCTACACCTCGGCCAACATGCCGAAATTCAACAGCATTTCGATCAGCGGCTATCACATGCACGAGGCCGGGGCGACGGCGGTGCAAGAGCTCGCCTTCACCATTGCCGACGGCAAGGAATATGTCGTGCGGGCGATGGAGGCGGGGCTGGACATCGACGCCTTCGCGGGCCGGCTGAGCTTCTTCTTCGGCATCGGCATGAATTTCTTCATGGAGATCGCCAAGCTGCGCGCCGCCCGGACGCTGTGGTATCGTGTGATGGACGGGCTGGGGGCGGAAGAAGAACGCTCCAAGATGCTCCGCACCCACTGCCAGACGAGTGGCGTCAGCCTGCAGGAGCAAGACCCCTACAATAACGTCATTCGCACCACGATAGAGGCGATGGCGGCGACGCTGGGCGGCACCCAGAGCCTGCATACCAACGCGCTCGACGAAGCCATTGCATTGCCGACTGACTTCTCCGCCCGTATCGCGCGCAACACGCAGCTGGTGCTGCAGGAGGAAAGCGGGATCACCAATGTCGTCGATCCGCTCGGCGGCTCGCATTACATCGAAGCTCTGACCGCGACATTGGTCGAAGAGGCCGAAAAGCTGATCGCCGAAGTCGATGCGGCGGGCGGGATGACGGCCTATGTCGATACTGGCGCGCCCAAGGCCGCGATCGAACGCGCCGCGGCGGAAAAGCAGACCGGTATCGACAAGGGCGAGACCGTGATCGTCGGGGTCAACAAGTACCGCAAGGACAAGGAAGACCCGATCGAAACGCTCGACATCGACAACGCGGCGGTTCGCAAGGGCCAGATCGCGCGGATCGAGCGGGTTCGTGAGGAGCGCGACGAGGCGGCGTGCCAGGCGGCGCTGAAGGCCTTGAGCGAGGCGGCGGCGACCGACCCTGCGGTCGCGCGCGCGGCGCTGGGTGCTGGGCGCGACGAACGCGGCGTGCCGTTGCCGCCTTCGAAGATCGCCGAGCTTGAAGCGAAAGGCGATGTCAACCTGCTGGCCCGCGCGGTCGATGCGGCGCGGGCCGATGCGACGCTGGGCGAGATCTCCGCGGCAATGGAGCAGGCGTTCGGTCGCCACGACGCGACGCCCAAGCCGGTGAGCGGGGTCTATGCCAGTGCCTACGAGTTCGATCGCCGCTGGGCGCAGGTCACCGATGGGGTCGATGCGGTCGAACGCCGCCTGGGCCGTAAGCCGCGCATCATGGTCGCCAAGATGGGGCAGGACGGGCACGATCGGGGCGCGAACGTGATCGCGAGCGCCTTTGCCGACATGGGCTTCGAGGTGGTCTCCGGTCCGCTGTTCCAGACCCCGCAAGAAGCCTGCAAGATGGCGCTCGACAAGGACGTGGACGTTGTCGGCGCAAGCTCGCTCGCTGCAGGCCACAAGACACTGATCCCCGAACTGATCCGACTACTCAAGGAAGCGGGCCGCCCGGACATCAAGGTCACCGCCGGCGGTGTGATCCCGCCGCAGGACTACGATTTCCTGCGCGAGGCAGGGGTGCAGGGCATCTACGGCCCCGGCTCCAACGTGGTCGAATGCGCGGCGGATATCCTGACCCTGCTCGGTCACAACATGCCGCCGCTGGGCGAAGGGCTGGACGAGGCGGCGGAGTAA
- a CDS encoding enoyl-CoA hydratase-related protein produces MSEYETIRVEKDGPLTTITLNRPDRLNAMPPQMANEIGQVFYDLGDSRAVLITGEGKGFCSGADLSARGSDNALTGKGGSHEALNNHYNPAISHLIRADVPVICAVNGPAAGVGCSLALAADFTIAGRSAYFLQAFVNIGLVPDGGSTWLLARAIGRARATRMMMLGEKIGAEQAEEWGLIYKCVDDELLMDEAKALAAKLANGPTLAYAAMKRNIATALDGSLQQVLLAEAEAQHIAGRSADAKEGGKAFLEKRKAEFTGK; encoded by the coding sequence GTGTCCGAATACGAAACCATCCGCGTCGAAAAAGACGGCCCGCTGACCACCATCACCCTCAACCGCCCGGATCGCCTCAACGCGATGCCGCCGCAGATGGCGAACGAGATCGGGCAGGTGTTCTACGATCTGGGCGACAGCCGCGCGGTGCTGATCACGGGTGAGGGCAAGGGCTTCTGCTCGGGCGCGGACCTGTCGGCGCGCGGCTCGGACAACGCGCTCACCGGCAAGGGCGGCAGTCACGAGGCGCTCAACAACCACTACAACCCGGCGATCAGCCACCTGATCCGCGCCGACGTCCCGGTGATCTGTGCGGTCAATGGTCCGGCAGCGGGGGTCGGGTGCAGCCTCGCGCTAGCGGCGGATTTCACCATTGCCGGACGTTCGGCCTATTTCCTGCAGGCCTTCGTTAATATCGGGCTCGTGCCCGATGGCGGCTCGACTTGGCTGCTCGCCCGCGCCATCGGCCGCGCCCGCGCCACCCGCATGATGATGCTGGGCGAGAAGATCGGCGCCGAACAGGCCGAGGAATGGGGCCTGATTTACAAATGCGTCGATGACGAATTGCTGATGGACGAAGCGAAGGCGCTCGCGGCCAAGCTCGCCAACGGCCCGACGCTCGCCTACGCCGCAATGAAGCGCAACATCGCCACCGCGCTGGACGGCTCGCTGCAGCAGGTGCTGCTTGCCGAAGCCGAAGCGCAGCATATTGCGGGCCGATCGGCCGATGCGAAAGAGGGCGGCAAGGCCTTCCTCGAAAAACGCAAGGCGGAGTTTACGGGGAAGTAG